The sequence below is a genomic window from Desulfovibrio sp. JC022.
TCCGTTCTTAAAATTACAGTTCTGTAATGCTCTGCAAAAAATATTGCCGCAAAAATATTGTTGTATTATGCGTCGGGCATGAGAAATCGTAAATTATTTACCAGAACAGCACTCCTCCCGTTCAAGTCGGGTCTGTTGCCGCAGACCCTTAATTTATTCGTGACCGCACGTTGCAATGCAACCTGTGAATTTTGTCTTTACAAACATTCTGTTGATAATCCCACTGCCCGTTCTGCGGAGCTTTCAGTCAGTGAATATGATAAGATAGCTAAAAATTACGGGCCGCTCCATTTTCTTTCCATTTCCGGGGGCGAACCTTTTATTCGTGAAGACCTTGCAGAAATCTGTCAAACCTTCATAGACCACTGCGATGTTCAGGCCATCGATATCCCTTCCAATTTTTTTTACACCTCGCGTATGGTTTCCACTCTTGGAAAGTTGGTTCCGGCTAATTCGTCAGTGCATTTTGAATTGCAGCTGTCCGTATATCATCCTGACGATAGGCATGATGATATACGGGGTATTTCAGGGCTGCTGGACAAGGTAAAGGAAACTCTTGCAGCACTCGAATTTTTGCGAAGATATGATAATTTTAAAATTAAGGGCAACGGTCTTTATCTGGAGTCCAATGCCGATGAATTGGATGAGCTGGCTGCATGGTTTGAAGATGTTGCCCGTTGCGATCGATTCAATCTCAGTTTTCCGCAACAGATGCTGGAGCCGGGAGATGATAATCCCGAAGTTCGTATTCAGCTTGAAAAATATATCCCGGCAGTGGAGAAGGTGCTGGACAGAGCAGGCTTTTCTTCACGTATGGATCTGCTTACCGCAGCCATTGCTGCTTCCAAGGAGTTGTCCCGTAAAAGGTTGATGCAGGCAGCTTTAGGTGAACGGGATACCGGAGCATATTGTCGCGCAGGTAAATCCATAGTGGTTATTGACCAGGAGGGAAATGTTTTTCCGTGTGAGCCTCTTTGGGAGTCGGTTGGCAATCTCCGCGAGTCAAATTATGAG
It includes:
- a CDS encoding radical SAM protein, whose amino-acid sequence is MRNRKLFTRTALLPFKSGLLPQTLNLFVTARCNATCEFCLYKHSVDNPTARSAELSVSEYDKIAKNYGPLHFLSISGGEPFIREDLAEICQTFIDHCDVQAIDIPSNFFYTSRMVSTLGKLVPANSSVHFELQLSVYHPDDRHDDIRGISGLLDKVKETLAALEFLRRYDNFKIKGNGLYLESNADELDELAAWFEDVARCDRFNLSFPQQMLEPGDDNPEVRIQLEKYIPAVEKVLDRAGFSSRMDLLTAAIAASKELSRKRLMQAALGERDTGAYCRAGKSIVVIDQEGNVFPCEPLWESVGNLRESNYELARILKGDRYYEFCAIRLGQGKCNCTWTCAINSASVINVKDAAFIGFGALRSMVCRRK